AGTTTGTTTGCACGGTCGGCTCACCGTCGAAGAGTAAGAAAATTAGTCAATTGATAAATACGTTGATTTGCGATTCTTTAAATATCTTTTCTTCGTCTTACCCACGAAGTGAATTTGGCCACAACCACACCTATCGGCATCCGTTATGCAATCAGCCAGTATCGCAGTGAACTTTCTCAAGTAGTGGTTAAGGAAAACCCATCATATTATCGGTTTTCAAATCGATATGTCCTCTAATCGTACGCGTGAAAAAAGGGGTATACAGGAAATCGGCAGACTAATCACCATACACGACAATCCACGAGATATTTTCCAGATTCGATCGTATCGTTGATTTTTTAAGATTAGACTGTGAATATTGTGAACATTAGAATGTCCCACccaaacaaaattaaaatggtAATTCTTTGGGCTTTGCTGAAATCTGATGCTGTGAagtattttgtacaaaatttagaTACGCAGAACTTGTGCGGATTCACAAGAAAATTccggaatttcgaaaaacagTTGAGAAACTTTTTAAATACAGGACGTATGACGTAGTATCAAGTAAAACTAAAATTCTTCggggtgattttgaaattcaggtttgggaaattcgaaattgtagaatgaaattaatagAGATGCATATTAATTCCTTTCgctagaataaattttttgttttaacaaGACTGTAATCTGTTTACACTTATCTCGTAAATTCAGCGGTATATCTAGTTAATGCCAAATACCGTATAGCAAGTGAATggtaaatttacaaatataataaatatactaCATAATTTAGTAAATTCAGAATAGGCTTTTGCGTTTCTCCAAACGAATTGAGCTAacctacaaaattttattgcatACTTAATGAGAATGCTCGGTAACGACACTTTTGTGTAATAAATGTGTAGTGAATTTACGAACATTTTAACAGTGTAGGTAGCCACATCGCATTGAGATGAAgacaaaaaaacttttcagcaTTTTTATACATCGCAGAACGTTGCTAGTAAGAGAAGTAAGTCTTACAATAGAACGATGTTCAAACCAGACCTGTACTCTAAAATCAACAACGAGGCGCGTCGTGATACCAGGGACTTCATCGAAGAATATTCTAATGAAATTGGCCAAATGTCAGGACGGTGCCTTGACATCGGAAGCGGTCCATGTGACGTAGTCACCGATTTTCTCCTTCCAAAACTTAACCCGAAGTCTACCGTTGTCTGTAAGTTTCGACCAGCACCCTCATAACCAGTGTTACCAAGACCTAATTCCACCGAATGATTATACTCTGACTTCAGGCTCGGACATTTCCAAGCCCATGTTGGACTACGCAAAGGAAAAATACGGCGCCAACGATCGGCTATCCTTTCTCCAGCTGGACATCGAGTCTCCGACGCTGGCCGAAGATCTAGTTGAACAATTCGATCACGTTACGTCGTTCTATTGTTTACACTGGTGCGAAGACATGCGGTAGGTTCTCGTCACTCGTCTCCTCGGATGGCTCGATCATTATCTCTGGCTTACGGAGTCACACCATGATATCGTCCCTGCTTTCAGCCAAGCCTTCGAGAACATCTTTGAACTTCTGCGTCCTGGAGGTTCGGGCTTCTTGACCTTTGTGAGCGATTTTCCTTGCATGGACGCGTACAAGGTGCTGGCGGCTATGCCTCGATACCAGCGTTACATGACGGTATGTTGTTTTCAGACTGGTAAAATCCATGTCATTTTAGTATCTATCAGCGTTTACGTAATTTTTGCATTTATAAATCGTTTATCACAATCCGACGCGTGTGTCGCAGTACATTTGTCGAGTTTAGAAATAAtctcataatttttcttatcaaaGGTTGTTTATAATGTGTGAAATTTGATAGCAGATATTTCttaatacaaaataatatttgcgAGTTGGGGAGAGGCCAACCCCACTCCTCCGTCTTTGCTCCCTCCCGTGGAGCTGACGGTACTATGCCCACTGCTTCTCTTTCCGTCTTCGTCTCGACGTTTCGAGTACTGAAATCTTCTCCCCTCTTCAGGAATTGCCGATCTGGCGACGGCCGCGTACATTCAGTAAATACTTATTTTGCATCATGACAATAGTGCGAATCTCTTATAAGGATTCTGAGACTCGCTAAAGTGTGAGGATAACACATTTGCAAGACGTAGCCCAAACAATACTCCTGatgtattcatattcaattacaGGATGCGGACAGGTTCATTCCCGTATTTCAGCACGCCGAACATCCACGCGAGAACCTGAAAAAATTGCTTCGAGAGGTCGGCTTTGAGATCAGCCACTGCAGTCGCAGAGAAATAAGCAACATTTACGACACTCCGAATGATTTCGGCAGTAAGTATAATTGTCTGCGCGATAGATTATATCATTACAGCAGTCTCGTCAGGATTTTAATCCGTTTTTAGGAGTAATGGCAGCTGTCAACCCGTTCATTCACCGCATGCCGGCTCAACTACAGCGAGAGTATGAAGTAGATTTGGGCATAGAAGCGACGAAGAACGGGATTTTCTTCAACAAGGATAACAATGGTGGCTATAACATACTCTGCAGACATCACATGTTTGTAGTTTACTTGAAAAAACCTTCGATCAATTAATAGACAGCCAGATAACCAACGAATGTCTGTATCTTGATCTTTCTTCGTATTCTTTGTTATTGATAAAAACGATTACTTTCActtagaaaattaaaaatataatttaagcAATATCGCTCGTGTAGTTGGAGTATGAAAACATACACGagatctaacaataagtttggtgaaaaatagaaaatgtacGTTTTCTCCATCACTGCCTTGATTGAAACGAGGAGCTTTcgcacttttgaaaagagaaaacgCACTGTTATCTTACTTTTGCTAGCTATATTATGGTTCTaggttttgatttttcttactGTACTTGTAGGCTCCTTGTTATCATTTTACGAATAATCGTCAGAGCTAATAATtactcttattattattagttatattatgtatcattattaattttactattatttttatctattgatttccaaaaaacaaaaccgtCAATATGGGCCCTGAAAATGAATCTACCATGATCCATCCAACAGCCACCAATAGCTTCACATCACCACCAATACCTTAACACTCAAAGTATGACTTGACGAACAATCAAATCTAGCACATCATTCTCTTCAAAATTGGAAATACAAGCACAAATTTTGGGTCTCTCAGCAACTTGTTACTTCTCCAAAAGATTCTCCTGAATTTTCCGCGACCTCGTACAGCACATCAGTCCTATCCATGTATCTGATTTACCATAATATTTAAGCGTAATTGCCATTGCTTCTCAGTATCATCTTTAACGGAGAGTCTATGAATGTTTCGAGTAGAATTAAAATCTTTCCTATAGATCTGCTGATGTTACTTGCTTTACTTTTTAACGCTTCATGTGTTCGTCGGGTAAGGTCAGAAAGGCCAACCAAGTTTATTTAACCCTTTGTGGGGTTTGAGGCgacctattttatttttttttttattattatttcttcgatGTTTCGTGACTTTTACCTGTACTAAGGCGTTTTTCAGACTCTTAGGTTCCTAAATGTATTCATTATGAGAAATTGGATCAACTgacttgttttgttttgattcttataaacaatcaatttaaaaaaatcaatatcttCCGAAAAAATCGGCTTTGGGTAAACGTATAAAGCTAGagctctgaaaatttttacaaatccTTTCTATTCTTAGTActattatatgtacgtatatgttttttacaaatttttgacacGCCAGTCtttgcaaaatgaaaaatttataattttgaataacccCAAAACCCAATAACCTTATAATCAAATGTGACATATCCATGTTTTACGGTGCGCTGAGTacgtaatataattttacacGAGGCAAATGGCGAATGATTCCATATTCCAGCATTAGATGGCGAATACAAACCCGCAATCAAAAATCAACTCTTGAATACTTATAACTAGAACTATTGTCGCATAGAACATTGTCTTTTCTTTGCGTTTTTTCCATTTGAGTGGAAGAATGAGAAAtcataaataatgtaaaaacacgaagaaaaaacaaagaagtaACTAATTTCATCCCATGTCCACGTCGTTAGTCCTGGGTCACGCTGAAAGGGAGAATAAGCGccttgtttcattttatattcagGACTTTGGAAATGATAGTCACTACCTTGAATCCACCATCTTGAATAATGCAAATCTGATGTCTgcttcgtaatcagcgattccAAAAACCCCCGGATATCAAATTTGGCATAAATcggtt
The Neodiprion lecontei isolate iyNeoLeco1 chromosome 3, iyNeoLeco1.1, whole genome shotgun sequence DNA segment above includes these coding regions:
- the LOC124293622 gene encoding juvenile hormone acid O-methyltransferase-like, which codes for MFKPDLYSKINNEARRDTRDFIEEYSNEIGQMSGRCLDIGSGPCDVVTDFLLPKLNPKSTVVCSDISKPMLDYAKEKYGANDRLSFLQLDIESPTLAEDLVEQFDHVTSFYCLHWCEDMRQAFENIFELLRPGGSGFLTFVSDFPCMDAYKVLAAMPRYQRYMTDADRFIPVFQHAEHPRENLKKLLREVGFEISHCSRREISNIYDTPNDFGRVMAAVNPFIHRMPAQLQREYEVDLGIEATKNGIFFNKDNNGGYNILCRHHMFVVYLKKPSIN